In Desulfobacter hydrogenophilus, the genomic stretch TCCGTGCATGAAAAAGGGCCTTTGGGCATGAGGTCACACCAGAAGCGCTGAGGTTATATCCTCGGGGATTCTAAACAAAAGCGTCATTTCAGGCACACGCACAGCCACCTGTTCGCTTTTCCCCCGGGCACAGATCTGGCCCGTTTCTTTAAGCCGGATTTCAAAATTTATGCCAATTTTGTATTCAGCCTCTGTCACGGTTGCTTTGCAGATAAATTCGTCATGAAATTTTAGGGGCGCAATATGCTTGATGGATGAGCGGCTTACCGGAAAACTGACCTGTTTTGAAAAAGAATATTCATACAGGTCAACGCCCGCTGCTTTAAACAGGTCGAATCTTGTCACATCAAAGTATTTATAATAATTGCCGTGCCACATCACATGCATGGGGTCCATGTCGTGGAACGGGACTTTGTGTTCCGTTTCGAAGTGCTTGTAGACCGGCTTTTTATGTTCGTTTTTTTTTACCATGGAATGAACTGATACAGCTTGGCGAACATTTCATATACGGTTATCCAGTTCTGCAGATCCTGGGTACTGTTCATATGGGCCCGTTTATTGACCATGACCCAACTCATGTGGGCTGCGCCGTCCTTGCAGGTTTTGCAGTCCCGGGTTTCAGAGGTGCAGCAGCGGTGCATGGTTTTAAGGTCCGAGGCCCAGCGGATGAAGTTGGTCAGCCGTTTGGGATTGTTTTTCCGGTCGTCCAGGGGCTGGGTCACCGAGGGACACTCCGCCCACCCGAATGGTCTGCCTAACATGATGCCTGTGGTGATAATCTTGTGATAGTATTTTGAGGAGACCAGCGTGTCAGGATAGCGGTCCAATAATTCGTCCATCTCCTGACACACGGCAGCAAGCTCGTGTTCTGTCCAGCTGAATCCGTCCACGCCTTCGTCATTGGAAAGAAGCTGCATATGCACTTTAAGTCCGACATTGCGGATTTTTTGGATGATGGGCTCAATATTTCCAACCAGTTTGGGGGTAATGGTCAAAAGATAGTACACATGGGGGTCGCCTTCATAGTGGCGGCTGGATATGGCAAAGGTATCCTTTCCCCTTAATGTCTTTTCGTCATCACTGCTGCCCCACAGCGAAATGCCCACCATCATATCCGGAAAACGCTCCCTGGGCACTTTGATCAATCCGTTTGTGGCAACAAAGGTGGGCATGCGTTTATAAAACGCCTCGACCCGATCCAGGCAGAGGGTGGGTTCTCCGCCGATGAGAATGGCAAGGTTGACGCCCCGCTCCTTTTCCCGATCAATAAAGGCTTCCCATTCTGAAATATCCATCTGCTCTTTGGCCGCCTCGTGTTCGCCGGATGAAAAGAAGAAACAGCCCTTGCAGCGCAGGTTACATCGATTGGTTACATCATAGATGGAACTTCTTATGTTGAGCTTGGAAATTGCTTTATATCGTGCATACCACTGTTGATCCAGAAGAGAACTAACTGTTTTCATAGACAGCTTCCTTGCCTTGCCTGTATTGGTTTTTTAAAGGTAAGTTATATAATAAAATGACGCGTCATAGACAAGGCTAAAATAGTGCCGGGCCGAAAACCGTAATTTTTGCCGATGACAAGGCGGGCGCAAATTTTCAGGTTTTCGTTCAGACATTAAAATAGAAACGGGAGGAACATCTTTGATTTGCTGCAATACTCGGTGTAGGCCTCCCCGAAAAATATGTGGTTTTCTTTTTCTTCCACCTTGGCTACTGCAATCAGGAATAATGTTGTTATCACACTGATTGATAGGGTGACGGGGGTGATATGCTTTAAAAACGCGCCCCAGTTCAAAAGCAGCAAAGATGCGTACATGGGATGGCGAATAAACCGGTATAAGCCTGTATCAACCAGATGCGCCGTATTCTCAAAAGTGAAATTTTCTGGCATGTCATCACGGCGGCTGTATCCACCGAAGGCGCGAAGCAGTTTCACCGCGCACAGGACAAAACCGATGGAACAGATCAGCAGTGCCCAGGAAAACATTTGCCGTATTGAAAATGGATCATTAAACCAATAAGGTTGATTCAACGCGAGCAGTGCGGCAATGCCTTCAAAAACAAAAAAGCGGTAAAAGCCATGGCTGCGATAATTTTTCAAGGTATGCCGGGAAATCCACACCAGAATCAGGCTGATTAAAATAAAAAGAATGAAATTCATAAGGGTTATCGAATCAGGAACTCCCATAAAGGCCCTGATAATCCTTTCTTGTACATGGCGTTTAAAATTCGGGACGTGGCATCGCCTCCGGTGCCCACGACCCAGTTGGTTCGGTCCTTTGCCATGGCCTGCACCTTTTCCATGATCAATGCGGTTTCAATGGCGGGACTGTGGTAGAACACCGGATCAAGCAGGGATTGGTGTTCGTTGATTTGTCCGGACCCGATTGCCAGATCATACAAGGGCGTGCCCGGATAGATGCGCATGCCAAGGTAAAAGAAAATCGCTGTTTTTTTTAAGGTCGTCAGTCTTTCCAGGGTCTGGTCCAGGGTTACCGGTGTTTCTCCGGGGCCGCCCATAAGTATGAAGTGGGCAACGTGCACCCCTGCCTGGACGGCGGCCTGATGGGTCTGTACTGCCTGGGCCTGGGAAAATGTCTTGCCGTATGCCTTAAGTACTGAATCGCATAAAGATTCCGTGCCGAATTCTATATGGGCCAGCCCTGCCTGTTTCAACGTTTCAAAATAGCCGTCAGGCAGTGTGACCGGGGCAAAATAGGCGCCCCAGGGAATGGATACGCCTCGTTTTTGAAAGGCCCGGGCCACGGCCAGGCTGTGGTCGATATCTGCGTTAAAGGCCGAGTCCGTGATGAACAGGTACCTGGCGCCGGCTTTTTCCAGGGTTAATGCCGTGTCTGCCACCTCCTGGGGATCAAAACGGCGCATTTTGCGGCCCTCAATCAGGGGATAGGTGCAGTACACACAGGCAAAGGGACACCCCCGTTTGGTCTGCAGATTCAGCATCCCCCCCCGGGTCAGGTAAAAGTTCAGATGGGGGGATTGGGGAGAAAAGGCCCGGGGAAATTGTTGTTTCATTGTGTGGGACTTTCCCGGATTGCCTGTGCCGGATTCGCCCCTGACAAAGAGTCCTGGTATGGTTTGGGCTGCCACCGATGTTCTCGTTGCCCGGTCCGGATAGATTTTTTTTTCTATCATTTTTAAAAGTTCTGCCAGTTGCTCTCCTTCCCCTGCAATGCCGTAATCCGCATCCAAAAGCGCCATGATTTCACTGGGGAATATGGAAAAACCGCTGCCCCCAAGGACAATGGGTGCCAACGAGTGGGCCCTGATTGTGGCGGTAAGATCCTGGTATCGGTGGATAAAGCCTTTGGGGTCGGTTTTGTCGGTATTGTCGATGTTTCTGATGGAGATGCCGATGACATCGGGCGCCTCATCGGCCAGAAGCCGGGGAAGGTCTGCCTTGGTTTTTTCAAGATTAAGGTCGGCAATCAGAACCGTGTGGTCCTTTTCGATGGCGCCGGTCACATAATCCAGGCCAAGGGGATAGACAGGGTAGGGTTCTATAAAGGTATTGGCCGAAATCAGCAGCACTTTCATCCAGGCATCACCTCAACGGCGGTCAGGTGCCGGCCAAGGCCTAAAAGGAGTATCCCCCGGCCTTGAAGGTCTACGCATTGTCCCGGAAAATTCGGGTCAGGCAGTCGGTTGTTTTTTACCGCATCCACGGCAAGCACGGCTGCAACAGCCGGGGCCGTGGCAAATTGCCCGGTAAGACGGCGGTAATCCAGGATGGGTATGGACGACGAAAACGCGTTGGGCAACGCATCAGCCAGTGCCTTTCCCCGGGCGTTAAGCGCCTTGGGAATACCGGCCATGACAGCACCATACCTGTCATTGAAATCCGGCAGTTCCCGGGTAAGGTCTGCCAGGGTCTCTTTGGGTTCAAGGCGGTCGTCATTTTTCATGAAAAGGCGGGGGGTCAGGGTGGGGTTGCCGGGAACCGCCCCCGGAGCCAGCACCAGGGCACCGCCGCCGTCCGCCGCCGTGCCTTCCGGGACCACGGACATGTCAAATCTGAAAGACAGATCAGGATGGTGTTCATCCCCGCCCATGACCATCATGTGGGTATGGTCCTTTTTACCCAGAATCCCGGCGGTCCAAAGGGCCTGCTCAAAGGAGGCATCCCCGCCTGTGGTGGTGATGTTTGCCCCTTTTGCACCAAGCTCCATGGCCACATGGCCCAGGGCGGCGTTGTGAACTGATCCCACAAAATCGATGGGGCTGGAGGATTTTTCATTGCCTGCAAAAAGCCGTGAAAGAAAGTCCCAGGTCTCCGAAAGCGACCCCCATCCGGTGCCGCCGATAATGGATGCCGGGGATATGTCGGGGGGTGTCTCTTTTCCGGCCAGGACCGCCAGGGCCAGCATCAGGCGGGAGAATCGTTTCATCCGCCGCACTTTTTTCAAGGTGAGCAGGTCTGTCAGGGTTTTGTCCGCGATCATGCCTGCCAGGGACTGCCCCTTGTAAAATGCGCCCAGGCTTTCAGCCGTGGTGCCCGCACCTGTCACACAGGCGTAACCCAGAACCGACATGGGACCCATTTGGGGTTTTTGAACCCTCTTTGCCTCCCGGGCGCAGGTCCCGGATGTCTGGTTTTCTGTTTTTGATATCACAATGGCCGCATTATTCCCGCCAAATCCAAATGTGTTTGACAACACCCGGTGAACGGGCTGTTGTATGGGGCGGTGCACGGGAATGAAATTCAGTTCAGGATCCGGCGTACTGAACCCGGTATTGCCGGGAATGATACCTTTGGATACAGCAATGGCAGAAATGATAGCTTCGATGGCCCCGGCAGCGGCCATGGAATGGCCTGTGGCGCCTTTTACCGACGATGCCGCCGGTTTGTCTGGGTTAAAAAGCCGGTTCACGGCCATGGCCTCTGCCCTGTCATTGGCCTGGGTGCCTGTACCGTGGAGGCTGATGTAATCTATCTGTTCGGGGGTGACGCCGGCGTCATCCATGGCTTTTGCCATGGCATCAAACGCGCCGTTCCCCTCGGGGTGCGGAGATGAGGCGTGGTATGCATCACAGGACAGGCCGCCGCCGGACAGTTCAGCCACGGGATTTTCAGGTCTTTGGGAGACAAGCAGCAGCAGGCCTGCTCCTTCGGCAACGCTCATGCCTGAACGTTTTTGGTCAAAGGGACGGGCCCCTGCCGGGTCAACCACTTGCAGGGACTGAAATCCAAAGCAGGTCATCCGGCACAGCGCGTCCGCGCCTCCGGCCAGGACGGTTTCGGCCTGGCCGGAACGGATCATCTCCAAAGCGATTGTCAGGGCCGCATTTCCCGAAGAACAGGCTGTGGACACGGTGATGGCAGGGCCGGTGCAGCCCATCAGGTCGGCAAGATCTTCTGCAACCGTGCCCAGACCGTGGTATCGGAACCGTTTGGGATCGGTTTCTTTGGCTTTGAGCAGGGATTCGCAGGTCAGCATCCCCCCGGTGGTGGCGCCTAAGACGACGGCATCCGGGACCCGGCTGCATTGCGCCATGATCTGTCCGGCAGCGATCCGGGCAAGCGCGTGTGTTCTGGGAAGCGTATTTTTGATTGTCCCGGGGACCATACCCACCTTGGGAAAATTCGGACGGTTGAGTTGAAAAAAATCCACGGAAGCCAGACCGGATTTGCCGCCTTTAAGGGCCTGATAGGTGCTGTCCGTACCTGTTCCCAAAGCGGAGATAATTCCCATTGCAGCAATATAAGCGCCGGATGTCATCGTTTATATTCCCAGATTCCCGCAGGATATTTTGTTAAATTCGGTTTTCAGGCAGAAAAACAACATGCTTTAGCTCCTATTATCAGGATGGTGATTTGCAGACGCGACCCTGTTGGAAAATTTTCTTTCCGAAATATCATTTCAGGCACACCAATGGAAGCATATTGTAAAATTAGGCTTGTTTTTAACGATTAATTCAGTGTAAGTCGTAAGCAAACTTTTAATATACTATTTTTTAACCCATTTTTTAATCTAAGTTTTTATCTGTCATGAGAATCAAAGACGTCCCCCAAGACCCCGGTATTTTAGACGATTATGGCCGAGAAATATGCTATGCCGTGGATCAGAACGGAAATTACAGCCTGGCGCAAAGTATTGGATGGGATCCCAAAAATGTCGCCAACAGACAGGCATGGCAGGCCATTGAAAAGAAAATAGACAAGGCCCGTGAAGATATTCTTGACGGAAAGCTCAGTCCCATTGGGTTTTATATGGTGTGCAACCAGATGGATGTCAGGCTTCTTGCCCAGTATATGGGATTGTACCGCTGGCAGGTTAAACGGCATCTTAAACCGGCTGTATTCAAAAAAATTAAAGTGAATGTACTGGAAAAATACGCCGCATTATTCAATGTATCCGTGGATGAGTTAAAGTCGCTGCCGGACAAGCCGGCCATGGATTGCCCCTCCTCTCCCTAAGATGAAGATAAAAATAAAGATTAAAGATGATAATTGATTTTAAACATACCCAGTCTGCCCATTGTGAATGCGGGGTTACTGCAAACCTGATCAATGATGCCGTAAAAGACAGTGATCAACAGCTTTCAGAAGCCCTGGCCTTTGGCATGGGCCAGGGTATCTTTTTTGGATATCTGCCGTTTATCAAGGTCAATGAACTGCCGTTGACAACCTTTCGGTGCCCGGTGGGCAAAATATTTAAAAGTGTGACCCGCGCTTTGGGCATTGATGTCAAATGGCAGAAATTTTCCAGTGTCCCCACAGCCATGGATGCACTGGATCGGGAGCTTGACAAGGGACATCCTGTGGGTTGCCGGACCGGCGGGTACTGGCTTCCATATTTTCCCCCGGCCTTGAGATTCCATTTTAACATGCACAATATCGTGGTGATCGGCAAAGAGGGGGATAACTATATCATCAGTGACCCGGTTTTCCCTTCTGTTGTGGAGTGCCCGGCAAAGGACCTGGCCCTGGCCCGGTTTGCAAAGGGAGCCCTTGCACCCAAAGGCAGCATGTACCGGATTACGAGGGTCCCTGAAAAAATTGATTTCAAACCCGCTCTATTGACCGGGCTCAAGGGTGCGGCAAAAAGCATGGTGAAAACGCCTGTGCCGTTTCTGGGCACCCGGGGGATTCGTTTTCTGGGAAAGTGCGTTGAGCGGTGGCCCAAAAAATTCGGCAATGAAAAAACCGTGCTCCTTTTGGGTCAACTCATACGGATGCAAGAGGAGATCGGTACCGGCGGCGGGGGGTTTCGATTCATGTATTCGGCGTTTCTCCAGCAGGCCGCCGGGATATTGGATGACCCGCGGCTGATCACCATGGCTGAACAGATGACGGCTTCCGGAGATCTGTGGCGCAGATTTGCCGTCAAGGCTGCAAGGCATTGTAAAGGCCGGGCAACCCAGGACGACTCGGTACAGGCCATGCGTCAGGTCCTCAATACCTGCGCTGATATCGAAACCCGTACCTTTAAGGAACTTTTGTCCATTGCCGGCTGATGATTCCCAATCTGTTCTTGAAGTCAGAGGCCTGGGAAAACGCTATCCGGGCGGCCAAAAAGATGTCCTGACCGACCTGACTTTAAGGGTTGAAAAAGGTGAGATTTTCGGACTATTAGGGCCCAACGGTGCCGGGAAAACCACAACCATCTCAATTTTGTCCACCTTGATAAAACCCTCCCGGGGCAGCGTGCGGATCTGCGGCGTGGACGCCTTGAAACATCCGTTTAAAGTCAGGCCCCTTATCAGTCTGATCCCCCAGGAAATCGCTTTGTTTCCAAAACTCACCGGACGGGAAAACATGCGCTATTTCGGCACGTTATTTGGGCTCCAAAAAATAGAGTTGGATTTAAAACTTCCCGAAACCCTGGCATTGTTTGACCTGAATGAGTTTGCCGATCAGCTCATCACAAAATGTTCCGGGGGCATTCAACGCAGGTTTAATATTGCCTGCGGGATTCTGCACGATCCGGCGTTGATATTCCTGGATGAACCCACTGTGGGAATGGATGTTCATTCGCGCAACGCATTGCTTGACCGGGTTCAGCAGTTAAGCCTTAAGGGCAGCACCCTGATTTATACGACCCATTACATGGAAGAGGCCGAAAAAATCTGTTCCCGGGTTTTGATCATGGATAAGGGCATTTGCCTTGCCCAAGGTGCCACCGATGAGCTGATTAGCGGCAACGGCAAATACCGCAACCTCAATGAGCTGTTTTTGAAAACCACGGGGAAATAATTGTTAATGGGATTTTTGGCTGCCACATTAAAAAAAGAGCTGCTTTTGCTCATCCGGGACCGGGTGGGGTTGGTGCTGTTGTTTGTCATGCCTGCTGTGCTGGTGACCATTGTCTGTCTTGTGCAGGAAAAAGTGCTGAACCCGACCACCCATGTTTTGGTCCTCGATAATGATAAAAATGAGATCGGGAAA encodes the following:
- a CDS encoding acyl-CoA thioesterase; translated protein: MVKKNEHKKPVYKHFETEHKVPFHDMDPMHVMWHGNYYKYFDVTRFDLFKAAGVDLYEYSFSKQVSFPVSRSSIKHIAPLKFHDEFICKATVTEAEYKIGINFEIRLKETGQICARGKSEQVAVRVPEMTLLFRIPEDITSALLV
- a CDS encoding B12-binding domain-containing radical SAM protein translates to MKVLLISANTFIEPYPVYPLGLDYVTGAIEKDHTVLIADLNLEKTKADLPRLLADEAPDVIGISIRNIDNTDKTDPKGFIHRYQDLTATIRAHSLAPIVLGGSGFSIFPSEIMALLDADYGIAGEGEQLAELLKMIEKKIYPDRATRTSVAAQTIPGLFVRGESGTGNPGKSHTMKQQFPRAFSPQSPHLNFYLTRGGMLNLQTKRGCPFACVYCTYPLIEGRKMRRFDPQEVADTALTLEKAGARYLFITDSAFNADIDHSLAVARAFQKRGVSIPWGAYFAPVTLPDGYFETLKQAGLAHIEFGTESLCDSVLKAYGKTFSQAQAVQTHQAAVQAGVHVAHFILMGGPGETPVTLDQTLERLTTLKKTAIFFYLGMRIYPGTPLYDLAIGSGQINEHQSLLDPVFYHSPAIETALIMEKVQAMAKDRTNWVVGTGGDATSRILNAMYKKGLSGPLWEFLIR
- a CDS encoding BtrH N-terminal domain-containing protein; its protein translation is MIIDFKHTQSAHCECGVTANLINDAVKDSDQQLSEALAFGMGQGIFFGYLPFIKVNELPLTTFRCPVGKIFKSVTRALGIDVKWQKFSSVPTAMDALDRELDKGHPVGCRTGGYWLPYFPPALRFHFNMHNIVVIGKEGDNYIISDPVFPSVVECPAKDLALARFAKGALAPKGSMYRITRVPEKIDFKPALLTGLKGAAKSMVKTPVPFLGTRGIRFLGKCVERWPKKFGNEKTVLLLGQLIRMQEEIGTGGGGFRFMYSAFLQQAAGILDDPRLITMAEQMTASGDLWRRFAVKAARHCKGRATQDDSVQAMRQVLNTCADIETRTFKELLSIAG
- a CDS encoding beta-ketoacyl-[acyl-carrier-protein] synthase family protein, yielding MTSGAYIAAMGIISALGTGTDSTYQALKGGKSGLASVDFFQLNRPNFPKVGMVPGTIKNTLPRTHALARIAAGQIMAQCSRVPDAVVLGATTGGMLTCESLLKAKETDPKRFRYHGLGTVAEDLADLMGCTGPAITVSTACSSGNAALTIALEMIRSGQAETVLAGGADALCRMTCFGFQSLQVVDPAGARPFDQKRSGMSVAEGAGLLLLVSQRPENPVAELSGGGLSCDAYHASSPHPEGNGAFDAMAKAMDDAGVTPEQIDYISLHGTGTQANDRAEAMAVNRLFNPDKPAASSVKGATGHSMAAAGAIEAIISAIAVSKGIIPGNTGFSTPDPELNFIPVHRPIQQPVHRVLSNTFGFGGNNAAIVISKTENQTSGTCAREAKRVQKPQMGPMSVLGYACVTGAGTTAESLGAFYKGQSLAGMIADKTLTDLLTLKKVRRMKRFSRLMLALAVLAGKETPPDISPASIIGGTGWGSLSETWDFLSRLFAGNEKSSSPIDFVGSVHNAALGHVAMELGAKGANITTTGGDASFEQALWTAGILGKKDHTHMMVMGGDEHHPDLSFRFDMSVVPEGTAADGGGALVLAPGAVPGNPTLTPRLFMKNDDRLEPKETLADLTRELPDFNDRYGAVMAGIPKALNARGKALADALPNAFSSSIPILDYRRLTGQFATAPAVAAVLAVDAVKNNRLPDPNFPGQCVDLQGRGILLLGLGRHLTAVEVMPG
- a CDS encoding methyltransferase family protein; the protein is MGVPDSITLMNFILFILISLILVWISRHTLKNYRSHGFYRFFVFEGIAALLALNQPYWFNDPFSIRQMFSWALLICSIGFVLCAVKLLRAFGGYSRRDDMPENFTFENTAHLVDTGLYRFIRHPMYASLLLLNWGAFLKHITPVTLSISVITTLFLIAVAKVEEKENHIFFGEAYTEYCSKSKMFLPFLF
- a CDS encoding ABC transporter ATP-binding protein, which gives rise to MPADDSQSVLEVRGLGKRYPGGQKDVLTDLTLRVEKGEIFGLLGPNGAGKTTTISILSTLIKPSRGSVRICGVDALKHPFKVRPLISLIPQEIALFPKLTGRENMRYFGTLFGLQKIELDLKLPETLALFDLNEFADQLITKCSGGIQRRFNIACGILHDPALIFLDEPTVGMDVHSRNALLDRVQQLSLKGSTLIYTTHYMEEAEKICSRVLIMDKGICLAQGATDELISGNGKYRNLNELFLKTTGK
- a CDS encoding radical SAM protein, producing the protein MKTVSSLLDQQWYARYKAISKLNIRSSIYDVTNRCNLRCKGCFFFSSGEHEAAKEQMDISEWEAFIDREKERGVNLAILIGGEPTLCLDRVEAFYKRMPTFVATNGLIKVPRERFPDMMVGISLWGSSDDEKTLRGKDTFAISSRHYEGDPHVYYLLTITPKLVGNIEPIIQKIRNVGLKVHMQLLSNDEGVDGFSWTEHELAAVCQEMDELLDRYPDTLVSSKYYHKIITTGIMLGRPFGWAECPSVTQPLDDRKNNPKRLTNFIRWASDLKTMHRCCTSETRDCKTCKDGAAHMSWVMVNKRAHMNSTQDLQNWITVYEMFAKLYQFIPW